A stretch of Falco rusticolus isolate bFalRus1 chromosome 2, bFalRus1.pri, whole genome shotgun sequence DNA encodes these proteins:
- the ACOT9 gene encoding acyl-coenzyme A thioesterase 9, mitochondrial isoform X5, which yields MKKLPSVLARTLTSGTSGFPVLPDMSEVRSRLRDIVGASTNWRDHVQAMQERKALHTLLAKRQEDLPPRRMKDSYLEVILPLGSQPEIREKYLNVHNSVRFGRILEDLDSLGVLICYTHTKQEMQPRSPLSIVTALVDKINLCKKIIYPDCDIKFTGNVSWVGRTSMEVKMHMLQLHDGDYSPVLDATFVMVARDPENKRPAFVNPLVPESPEEEEIFKQGELNKLKRIDFSTASLLKMAPTAEERNIVHDIFLNTLDTRMVSFRSRKLPPNSVWMEDAKLKGLQICHPQERNIFNRIFGGFLMRKAFELGWATACSYGGSRPFIVSVDDIMFQRPVEVGSLLLLSGQVCYTEKNYIQVRVHSEVYDADTREHQTTNIFHFTFISENEVPRVVPKTYGESMLYLDGKRHFAAVMKEI from the exons ATGAAGAAGCTTCCTTCTGTTCTGGCTAGAACACTCACGTCTGGGACCAGTGGCTTCCCAGTGCTTCCTGACATGTCTGAAG tgcgGAGCAGATTGAGGGATATAGTGGGAGCATCTACCAACTGGAG gGATCATGTGCAAGcaatgcaagaaagaaaagctcttcaCACTTTACTGGCAAAACGGCAGGAAGATCTCCCTCCTAGAAGAATGAAGGATAGCTACTTGGAAGTTATTCTGCCTCTAGGAAGTCAACCTGAAATAAGAGAAAAGTACCTGAATGTACACAACAGTGTAAG GTTTGGAAGGATACTTGAAGATCTCGACAGTTTAGGAG TTCTGATTTGCTACACTCACACCAAGCAGGAAATGCAGCCAAGGTCTCCCTTATCAATAGTTACAGCTCTGGTGGATAAAATCA ATTTGTGCAAGAAGATTATATATCCAGACTGTGACATCAAATTTACTGGCAACGTTTCTTGGGTTGGGAGGACCTCCATGGAAGTGAAGATGCACATGCTACAG CTACATGATGGTGACTACAGCCCTGTGTTAGATGCAACTTTTGTCATGGTGGCCCGGGATCCAGAGAACAAACG GCCAGCATTTGTTAATCCACTCGTTCCTGAGAGCcctgaggaagaagaaatcttCAAGCAAGGGGAAT tgAACAAACTGAAGAGGATTGATTTCAGCACTGCTTCCTTACTGAAAATGGCTCccactgcagaagaaagaaacattgtTCATGACATATTCCTTAATACATTGGACACAAG GATGGTAAGTTTCCGGAGTCGTAAATTACCACCCAATTCAGTGTGGATGGAAGATGCAAAGTTGAAAGGCCTACAGATTTGCCATCCTcag GAACGGAACATCTTCAACAGGATCTTTGGGGGTTTTCTCATGAGAAAGGCATTTGAATTGGGATGGGCAACTGCTTGCAGCTATGG GGGTTCCAGACCGTTTATCGTGTCAGTGGATGATATCATGTTTCAGAGGCCAGTTGAGGTTGGATCGTTATTACTGCTTTCTGGACAG GtctgttacacagaaaaaaactacaTCCAGGTGCGAGTACACAGTGAAGTTTATGATGCAGATACCAGAGAGCACCAGACAACCAATATCTtccattttacatttatatcaGAAAATGAGGTCCCACGGGTTGTCCCCAAAACATATGGAG AATCCATGTTGTATTTAGATGGGAAGCGACACTTCGCTGCAGTCATGAAAGAAATCTGA
- the ACOT9 gene encoding acyl-coenzyme A thioesterase 9, mitochondrial isoform X4, translating into MKKLPSVLARTLTSGTSGFPVLPDMSEGHLPIHVNNVRSRLRDIVGASTNWRDHVQAMQERKALHTLLAKRQEDLPPRRMKDSYLEVILPLGSQPEIREKYLNVHNSVRFGRILEDLDSLGVLICYTHTKQEMQPRSPLSIVTALVDKINLCKKIIYPDCDIKFTGNVSWVGRTSMEVKMHMLQLHDGDYSPVLDATFVMVARDPENKRPAFVNPLVPESPEEEEIFKQGELNKLKRIDFSTASLLKMAPTAEERNIVHDIFLNTLDTRMVSFRSRKLPPNSVWMEDAKLKGLQICHPQERNIFNRIFGGFLMRKAFELGWATACSYGGSRPFIVSVDDIMFQRPVEVGSLLLLSGQVCYTEKNYIQVRVHSEVYDADTREHQTTNIFHFTFISENEVPRVVPKTYGESMLYLDGKRHFAAVMKEI; encoded by the exons ATGAAGAAGCTTCCTTCTGTTCTGGCTAGAACACTCACGTCTGGGACCAGTGGCTTCCCAGTGCTTCCTGACATGTCTGAAG GACACTTACCCATTCATGTGAATAATG tgcgGAGCAGATTGAGGGATATAGTGGGAGCATCTACCAACTGGAG gGATCATGTGCAAGcaatgcaagaaagaaaagctcttcaCACTTTACTGGCAAAACGGCAGGAAGATCTCCCTCCTAGAAGAATGAAGGATAGCTACTTGGAAGTTATTCTGCCTCTAGGAAGTCAACCTGAAATAAGAGAAAAGTACCTGAATGTACACAACAGTGTAAG GTTTGGAAGGATACTTGAAGATCTCGACAGTTTAGGAG TTCTGATTTGCTACACTCACACCAAGCAGGAAATGCAGCCAAGGTCTCCCTTATCAATAGTTACAGCTCTGGTGGATAAAATCA ATTTGTGCAAGAAGATTATATATCCAGACTGTGACATCAAATTTACTGGCAACGTTTCTTGGGTTGGGAGGACCTCCATGGAAGTGAAGATGCACATGCTACAG CTACATGATGGTGACTACAGCCCTGTGTTAGATGCAACTTTTGTCATGGTGGCCCGGGATCCAGAGAACAAACG GCCAGCATTTGTTAATCCACTCGTTCCTGAGAGCcctgaggaagaagaaatcttCAAGCAAGGGGAAT tgAACAAACTGAAGAGGATTGATTTCAGCACTGCTTCCTTACTGAAAATGGCTCccactgcagaagaaagaaacattgtTCATGACATATTCCTTAATACATTGGACACAAG GATGGTAAGTTTCCGGAGTCGTAAATTACCACCCAATTCAGTGTGGATGGAAGATGCAAAGTTGAAAGGCCTACAGATTTGCCATCCTcag GAACGGAACATCTTCAACAGGATCTTTGGGGGTTTTCTCATGAGAAAGGCATTTGAATTGGGATGGGCAACTGCTTGCAGCTATGG GGGTTCCAGACCGTTTATCGTGTCAGTGGATGATATCATGTTTCAGAGGCCAGTTGAGGTTGGATCGTTATTACTGCTTTCTGGACAG GtctgttacacagaaaaaaactacaTCCAGGTGCGAGTACACAGTGAAGTTTATGATGCAGATACCAGAGAGCACCAGACAACCAATATCTtccattttacatttatatcaGAAAATGAGGTCCCACGGGTTGTCCCCAAAACATATGGAG AATCCATGTTGTATTTAGATGGGAAGCGACACTTCGCTGCAGTCATGAAAGAAATCTGA
- the ACOT9 gene encoding acyl-coenzyme A thioesterase 9, mitochondrial isoform X6 — translation MQERKALHTLLAKRQEDLPPRRMKDSYLEVILPLGSQPEIREKYLNVHNSVRFGRILEDLDSLGVLICYTHTKQEMQPRSPLSIVTALVDKINLCKKIIYPDCDIKFTGNVSWVGRTSMEVKMHMLQLHDGDYSPVLDATFVMVARDPENKRPAFVNPLVPESPEEEEIFKQGELNKLKRIDFSTASLLKMAPTAEERNIVHDIFLNTLDTRMVSFRSRKLPPNSVWMEDAKLKGLQICHPQERNIFNRIFGGFLMRKAFELGWATACSYGGSRPFIVSVDDIMFQRPVEVGSLLLLSGQVCYTEKNYIQVRVHSEVYDADTREHQTTNIFHFTFISENEVPRVVPKTYGESMLYLDGKRHFAAVMKEI, via the exons atgcaagaaagaaaagctcttcaCACTTTACTGGCAAAACGGCAGGAAGATCTCCCTCCTAGAAGAATGAAGGATAGCTACTTGGAAGTTATTCTGCCTCTAGGAAGTCAACCTGAAATAAGAGAAAAGTACCTGAATGTACACAACAGTGTAAG GTTTGGAAGGATACTTGAAGATCTCGACAGTTTAGGAG TTCTGATTTGCTACACTCACACCAAGCAGGAAATGCAGCCAAGGTCTCCCTTATCAATAGTTACAGCTCTGGTGGATAAAATCA ATTTGTGCAAGAAGATTATATATCCAGACTGTGACATCAAATTTACTGGCAACGTTTCTTGGGTTGGGAGGACCTCCATGGAAGTGAAGATGCACATGCTACAG CTACATGATGGTGACTACAGCCCTGTGTTAGATGCAACTTTTGTCATGGTGGCCCGGGATCCAGAGAACAAACG GCCAGCATTTGTTAATCCACTCGTTCCTGAGAGCcctgaggaagaagaaatcttCAAGCAAGGGGAAT tgAACAAACTGAAGAGGATTGATTTCAGCACTGCTTCCTTACTGAAAATGGCTCccactgcagaagaaagaaacattgtTCATGACATATTCCTTAATACATTGGACACAAG GATGGTAAGTTTCCGGAGTCGTAAATTACCACCCAATTCAGTGTGGATGGAAGATGCAAAGTTGAAAGGCCTACAGATTTGCCATCCTcag GAACGGAACATCTTCAACAGGATCTTTGGGGGTTTTCTCATGAGAAAGGCATTTGAATTGGGATGGGCAACTGCTTGCAGCTATGG GGGTTCCAGACCGTTTATCGTGTCAGTGGATGATATCATGTTTCAGAGGCCAGTTGAGGTTGGATCGTTATTACTGCTTTCTGGACAG GtctgttacacagaaaaaaactacaTCCAGGTGCGAGTACACAGTGAAGTTTATGATGCAGATACCAGAGAGCACCAGACAACCAATATCTtccattttacatttatatcaGAAAATGAGGTCCCACGGGTTGTCCCCAAAACATATGGAG AATCCATGTTGTATTTAGATGGGAAGCGACACTTCGCTGCAGTCATGAAAGAAATCTGA
- the ACOT9 gene encoding acyl-coenzyme A thioesterase 9, mitochondrial isoform X1 has protein sequence MVLEDRVPGAGVAPQARARGGPADCSGPGPGAAGTMLATRLCIMKKLPSVLARTLTSGTSGFPVLPDMSEGHLPIHVNNVRSRLRDIVGASTNWRDHVQAMQERKALHTLLAKRQEDLPPRRMKDSYLEVILPLGSQPEIREKYLNVHNSVRFGRILEDLDSLGVLICYTHTKQEMQPRSPLSIVTALVDKINLCKKIIYPDCDIKFTGNVSWVGRTSMEVKMHMLQLHDGDYSPVLDATFVMVARDPENKRPAFVNPLVPESPEEEEIFKQGELNKLKRIDFSTASLLKMAPTAEERNIVHDIFLNTLDTRMVSFRSRKLPPNSVWMEDAKLKGLQICHPQERNIFNRIFGGFLMRKAFELGWATACSYGGSRPFIVSVDDIMFQRPVEVGSLLLLSGQVCYTEKNYIQVRVHSEVYDADTREHQTTNIFHFTFISENEVPRVVPKTYGESMLYLDGKRHFAAVMKEI, from the exons ATGGTGCTGGAGGACCGCGTGCCTGGGGCAGGCGTGGCCCCGCAGGCGCGGGCGAGAGGCGGCCCCGCCGACTGctccggccccggccccggcgcggcgggcaCCATGCTGGCCACCCG GTTGTGCATCATGAAGAAGCTTCCTTCTGTTCTGGCTAGAACACTCACGTCTGGGACCAGTGGCTTCCCAGTGCTTCCTGACATGTCTGAAG GACACTTACCCATTCATGTGAATAATG tgcgGAGCAGATTGAGGGATATAGTGGGAGCATCTACCAACTGGAG gGATCATGTGCAAGcaatgcaagaaagaaaagctcttcaCACTTTACTGGCAAAACGGCAGGAAGATCTCCCTCCTAGAAGAATGAAGGATAGCTACTTGGAAGTTATTCTGCCTCTAGGAAGTCAACCTGAAATAAGAGAAAAGTACCTGAATGTACACAACAGTGTAAG GTTTGGAAGGATACTTGAAGATCTCGACAGTTTAGGAG TTCTGATTTGCTACACTCACACCAAGCAGGAAATGCAGCCAAGGTCTCCCTTATCAATAGTTACAGCTCTGGTGGATAAAATCA ATTTGTGCAAGAAGATTATATATCCAGACTGTGACATCAAATTTACTGGCAACGTTTCTTGGGTTGGGAGGACCTCCATGGAAGTGAAGATGCACATGCTACAG CTACATGATGGTGACTACAGCCCTGTGTTAGATGCAACTTTTGTCATGGTGGCCCGGGATCCAGAGAACAAACG GCCAGCATTTGTTAATCCACTCGTTCCTGAGAGCcctgaggaagaagaaatcttCAAGCAAGGGGAAT tgAACAAACTGAAGAGGATTGATTTCAGCACTGCTTCCTTACTGAAAATGGCTCccactgcagaagaaagaaacattgtTCATGACATATTCCTTAATACATTGGACACAAG GATGGTAAGTTTCCGGAGTCGTAAATTACCACCCAATTCAGTGTGGATGGAAGATGCAAAGTTGAAAGGCCTACAGATTTGCCATCCTcag GAACGGAACATCTTCAACAGGATCTTTGGGGGTTTTCTCATGAGAAAGGCATTTGAATTGGGATGGGCAACTGCTTGCAGCTATGG GGGTTCCAGACCGTTTATCGTGTCAGTGGATGATATCATGTTTCAGAGGCCAGTTGAGGTTGGATCGTTATTACTGCTTTCTGGACAG GtctgttacacagaaaaaaactacaTCCAGGTGCGAGTACACAGTGAAGTTTATGATGCAGATACCAGAGAGCACCAGACAACCAATATCTtccattttacatttatatcaGAAAATGAGGTCCCACGGGTTGTCCCCAAAACATATGGAG AATCCATGTTGTATTTAGATGGGAAGCGACACTTCGCTGCAGTCATGAAAGAAATCTGA
- the PRDX4 gene encoding peroxiredoxin-4 isoform X1, protein MHALSAHACIFIFPGSPGKQTTQTPSPLPLGLRHDPGPRRHCPVRRRAGSGGACAGRGSAACPGSRLPSRGRRGAPVRGARPAPPSRRGGDVHARRVMEAARRQLRAGGGARGRRGAVLLLLLLLAAAAALADEAEETRTARQREGERCHYYAGGQVYPGEAARVPVSDHSLHLSQAKISKPAPYWEGTAVINGEFKELKLTDYEGKYLVFFFYPLDFTFVCPTEIIAFSDRIEEFRAINTEVVACSVDSKFTHLAWINTPRKQGGLGPIRIPLLSDLTHQISKDYGVYLEDQGHTLRGLFIVDDKRILRQITMNDLPVGRSVDETLRLVQAFQYTDKRGEVCPAGWKPGSETIKPEEAMRVWWPREEL, encoded by the exons ATGCACGCTCTCTCCGCGCACGcgtgtatttttattttccctggtTCTCCAGGGAAACAGACGACACAGACACCATCACCGCTCCCCCTGGGGCTCAGGCACGACCCCGGGCCCCGGCGGCACTGCCCGGTCCGGCGGCGAGCGGGCTCCGGGGGCGCCTGTGCCggccggggcagcgcggcgTGCCCGGGCTCGCGCCTCCCCTCAcgcggccgccgcggggcgccTGTGCGCGGGGCCCGCCCGGCTCCTCCCTCGCGCCGCGGCGGGGACGTGCACGCTCGGCGGGTCATGGAGGCGGCGCGGCGGCAgctgcgggcgggcggcggggcgcggggccggcgcggcgcggtgctgctgctgctgctgctgctggcggcggcggcggcgctggcaGACGAGGCGGAGGAGACGCGCACGGCACGGCAGCGGGAAGGCGAGCGGTGCCATTACTACGCCGGGGGTCAGGTCTACCCCGGCGAGGCGGCTCGCGTGCCCGTCTCCGACCACTCGCTTCACCTCAGCCAGGCCAAGA TCTCCAAGCCAGCGCCTTACTGGGAAGGAACGGCAGTCATTAATGGAGAGTTTAAAGAGCTGAAGCTGACTGATTATGAAGGAAAATATCTTGTCTTCTTCTTCTATCCTCTTGACTT TACATTTGTATGTCCAACTGAGATAATCGCCTTCAGTGACAGAATTGAAGAATTCAGAGCAATAAATACTGAGGTGGTAGCATGTTCTGTGGATTCAAAGTTCACTCACTTAGCATG gatTAATACTCCTCGAAAACAAGGAGGACTCGGACCTATAAGGATTCCACTTCTTTCAGATTTGACACACCAAATTTCAAAGGATTATGGAGTATATCTGGAAGATCAAGGGCATACACTTAG aggCCTTTTCATTGTTGACGATAAGAGAATCCTTCGGCAGATAACAATGAATGACCTTCCTGTTGGGAGATCGGTGGATGAAACGCTTCGTTTAGTACAAGCATTCCAGTACACAGACAAACGTGGAGAAG tttgcCCTGCTGGTTGGAAACCTGGCAGTGAAACA ATCAAACCAGAGGAAGCCATGAGAGTGTGGTGGCCAAGGGAAGAACT ATAA
- the ACOT9 gene encoding acyl-coenzyme A thioesterase 9, mitochondrial isoform X3 — protein MREAKTSFQWRLCIMKKLPSVLARTLTSGTSGFPVLPDMSEGHLPIHVNNVRSRLRDIVGASTNWRDHVQAMQERKALHTLLAKRQEDLPPRRMKDSYLEVILPLGSQPEIREKYLNVHNSVRFGRILEDLDSLGVLICYTHTKQEMQPRSPLSIVTALVDKINLCKKIIYPDCDIKFTGNVSWVGRTSMEVKMHMLQLHDGDYSPVLDATFVMVARDPENKRPAFVNPLVPESPEEEEIFKQGELNKLKRIDFSTASLLKMAPTAEERNIVHDIFLNTLDTRMVSFRSRKLPPNSVWMEDAKLKGLQICHPQERNIFNRIFGGFLMRKAFELGWATACSYGGSRPFIVSVDDIMFQRPVEVGSLLLLSGQVCYTEKNYIQVRVHSEVYDADTREHQTTNIFHFTFISENEVPRVVPKTYGESMLYLDGKRHFAAVMKEI, from the exons GTTGTGCATCATGAAGAAGCTTCCTTCTGTTCTGGCTAGAACACTCACGTCTGGGACCAGTGGCTTCCCAGTGCTTCCTGACATGTCTGAAG GACACTTACCCATTCATGTGAATAATG tgcgGAGCAGATTGAGGGATATAGTGGGAGCATCTACCAACTGGAG gGATCATGTGCAAGcaatgcaagaaagaaaagctcttcaCACTTTACTGGCAAAACGGCAGGAAGATCTCCCTCCTAGAAGAATGAAGGATAGCTACTTGGAAGTTATTCTGCCTCTAGGAAGTCAACCTGAAATAAGAGAAAAGTACCTGAATGTACACAACAGTGTAAG GTTTGGAAGGATACTTGAAGATCTCGACAGTTTAGGAG TTCTGATTTGCTACACTCACACCAAGCAGGAAATGCAGCCAAGGTCTCCCTTATCAATAGTTACAGCTCTGGTGGATAAAATCA ATTTGTGCAAGAAGATTATATATCCAGACTGTGACATCAAATTTACTGGCAACGTTTCTTGGGTTGGGAGGACCTCCATGGAAGTGAAGATGCACATGCTACAG CTACATGATGGTGACTACAGCCCTGTGTTAGATGCAACTTTTGTCATGGTGGCCCGGGATCCAGAGAACAAACG GCCAGCATTTGTTAATCCACTCGTTCCTGAGAGCcctgaggaagaagaaatcttCAAGCAAGGGGAAT tgAACAAACTGAAGAGGATTGATTTCAGCACTGCTTCCTTACTGAAAATGGCTCccactgcagaagaaagaaacattgtTCATGACATATTCCTTAATACATTGGACACAAG GATGGTAAGTTTCCGGAGTCGTAAATTACCACCCAATTCAGTGTGGATGGAAGATGCAAAGTTGAAAGGCCTACAGATTTGCCATCCTcag GAACGGAACATCTTCAACAGGATCTTTGGGGGTTTTCTCATGAGAAAGGCATTTGAATTGGGATGGGCAACTGCTTGCAGCTATGG GGGTTCCAGACCGTTTATCGTGTCAGTGGATGATATCATGTTTCAGAGGCCAGTTGAGGTTGGATCGTTATTACTGCTTTCTGGACAG GtctgttacacagaaaaaaactacaTCCAGGTGCGAGTACACAGTGAAGTTTATGATGCAGATACCAGAGAGCACCAGACAACCAATATCTtccattttacatttatatcaGAAAATGAGGTCCCACGGGTTGTCCCCAAAACATATGGAG AATCCATGTTGTATTTAGATGGGAAGCGACACTTCGCTGCAGTCATGAAAGAAATCTGA
- the ACOT9 gene encoding acyl-coenzyme A thioesterase 9, mitochondrial isoform X2, producing MVLEDRVPGAGVAPQARARGGPADCSGPGPGAAGTMLATRLCIMKKLPSVLARTLTSGTSGFPVLPDMSEVRSRLRDIVGASTNWRDHVQAMQERKALHTLLAKRQEDLPPRRMKDSYLEVILPLGSQPEIREKYLNVHNSVRFGRILEDLDSLGVLICYTHTKQEMQPRSPLSIVTALVDKINLCKKIIYPDCDIKFTGNVSWVGRTSMEVKMHMLQLHDGDYSPVLDATFVMVARDPENKRPAFVNPLVPESPEEEEIFKQGELNKLKRIDFSTASLLKMAPTAEERNIVHDIFLNTLDTRMVSFRSRKLPPNSVWMEDAKLKGLQICHPQERNIFNRIFGGFLMRKAFELGWATACSYGGSRPFIVSVDDIMFQRPVEVGSLLLLSGQVCYTEKNYIQVRVHSEVYDADTREHQTTNIFHFTFISENEVPRVVPKTYGESMLYLDGKRHFAAVMKEI from the exons ATGGTGCTGGAGGACCGCGTGCCTGGGGCAGGCGTGGCCCCGCAGGCGCGGGCGAGAGGCGGCCCCGCCGACTGctccggccccggccccggcgcggcgggcaCCATGCTGGCCACCCG GTTGTGCATCATGAAGAAGCTTCCTTCTGTTCTGGCTAGAACACTCACGTCTGGGACCAGTGGCTTCCCAGTGCTTCCTGACATGTCTGAAG tgcgGAGCAGATTGAGGGATATAGTGGGAGCATCTACCAACTGGAG gGATCATGTGCAAGcaatgcaagaaagaaaagctcttcaCACTTTACTGGCAAAACGGCAGGAAGATCTCCCTCCTAGAAGAATGAAGGATAGCTACTTGGAAGTTATTCTGCCTCTAGGAAGTCAACCTGAAATAAGAGAAAAGTACCTGAATGTACACAACAGTGTAAG GTTTGGAAGGATACTTGAAGATCTCGACAGTTTAGGAG TTCTGATTTGCTACACTCACACCAAGCAGGAAATGCAGCCAAGGTCTCCCTTATCAATAGTTACAGCTCTGGTGGATAAAATCA ATTTGTGCAAGAAGATTATATATCCAGACTGTGACATCAAATTTACTGGCAACGTTTCTTGGGTTGGGAGGACCTCCATGGAAGTGAAGATGCACATGCTACAG CTACATGATGGTGACTACAGCCCTGTGTTAGATGCAACTTTTGTCATGGTGGCCCGGGATCCAGAGAACAAACG GCCAGCATTTGTTAATCCACTCGTTCCTGAGAGCcctgaggaagaagaaatcttCAAGCAAGGGGAAT tgAACAAACTGAAGAGGATTGATTTCAGCACTGCTTCCTTACTGAAAATGGCTCccactgcagaagaaagaaacattgtTCATGACATATTCCTTAATACATTGGACACAAG GATGGTAAGTTTCCGGAGTCGTAAATTACCACCCAATTCAGTGTGGATGGAAGATGCAAAGTTGAAAGGCCTACAGATTTGCCATCCTcag GAACGGAACATCTTCAACAGGATCTTTGGGGGTTTTCTCATGAGAAAGGCATTTGAATTGGGATGGGCAACTGCTTGCAGCTATGG GGGTTCCAGACCGTTTATCGTGTCAGTGGATGATATCATGTTTCAGAGGCCAGTTGAGGTTGGATCGTTATTACTGCTTTCTGGACAG GtctgttacacagaaaaaaactacaTCCAGGTGCGAGTACACAGTGAAGTTTATGATGCAGATACCAGAGAGCACCAGACAACCAATATCTtccattttacatttatatcaGAAAATGAGGTCCCACGGGTTGTCCCCAAAACATATGGAG AATCCATGTTGTATTTAGATGGGAAGCGACACTTCGCTGCAGTCATGAAAGAAATCTGA
- the PRDX4 gene encoding peroxiredoxin-4 isoform X2, with translation MHALSAHACIFIFPGSPGKQTTQTPSPLPLGLRHDPGPRRHCPVRRRAGSGGACAGRGSAACPGSRLPSRGRRGAPVRGARPAPPSRRGGDVHARRVMEAARRQLRAGGGARGRRGAVLLLLLLLAAAAALADEAEETRTARQREGERCHYYAGGQVYPGEAARVPVSDHSLHLSQAKISKPAPYWEGTAVINGEFKELKLTDYEGKYLVFFFYPLDFTFVCPTEIIAFSDRIEEFRAINTEVVACSVDSKFTHLAWINTPRKQGGLGPIRIPLLSDLTHQISKDYGVYLEDQGHTLRGLFIVDDKRILRQITMNDLPVGRSVDETLRLVQAFQYTDKRGEVCPAGWKPGSETIIPDPAGKLKYFDKLN, from the exons ATGCACGCTCTCTCCGCGCACGcgtgtatttttattttccctggtTCTCCAGGGAAACAGACGACACAGACACCATCACCGCTCCCCCTGGGGCTCAGGCACGACCCCGGGCCCCGGCGGCACTGCCCGGTCCGGCGGCGAGCGGGCTCCGGGGGCGCCTGTGCCggccggggcagcgcggcgTGCCCGGGCTCGCGCCTCCCCTCAcgcggccgccgcggggcgccTGTGCGCGGGGCCCGCCCGGCTCCTCCCTCGCGCCGCGGCGGGGACGTGCACGCTCGGCGGGTCATGGAGGCGGCGCGGCGGCAgctgcgggcgggcggcggggcgcggggccggcgcggcgcggtgctgctgctgctgctgctgctggcggcggcggcggcgctggcaGACGAGGCGGAGGAGACGCGCACGGCACGGCAGCGGGAAGGCGAGCGGTGCCATTACTACGCCGGGGGTCAGGTCTACCCCGGCGAGGCGGCTCGCGTGCCCGTCTCCGACCACTCGCTTCACCTCAGCCAGGCCAAGA TCTCCAAGCCAGCGCCTTACTGGGAAGGAACGGCAGTCATTAATGGAGAGTTTAAAGAGCTGAAGCTGACTGATTATGAAGGAAAATATCTTGTCTTCTTCTTCTATCCTCTTGACTT TACATTTGTATGTCCAACTGAGATAATCGCCTTCAGTGACAGAATTGAAGAATTCAGAGCAATAAATACTGAGGTGGTAGCATGTTCTGTGGATTCAAAGTTCACTCACTTAGCATG gatTAATACTCCTCGAAAACAAGGAGGACTCGGACCTATAAGGATTCCACTTCTTTCAGATTTGACACACCAAATTTCAAAGGATTATGGAGTATATCTGGAAGATCAAGGGCATACACTTAG aggCCTTTTCATTGTTGACGATAAGAGAATCCTTCGGCAGATAACAATGAATGACCTTCCTGTTGGGAGATCGGTGGATGAAACGCTTCGTTTAGTACAAGCATTCCAGTACACAGACAAACGTGGAGAAG tttgcCCTGCTGGTTGGAAACCTGGCAGTGAAACA ATAATTCCAGATCcagctggaaaactgaagtattttgataAACTAAACTGA